In Macaca nemestrina isolate mMacNem1 chromosome 10, mMacNem.hap1, whole genome shotgun sequence, the genomic window TTCCTCTCAAagaaggcaatcagatatgcatttatctcagtgagcagagggatgactttgaatgggaggcaggtttaccCTAatcagttcccagcttgacttttccctttagctcaGTGATTCTGGGGCCCTgagatttattttgctttcacagCCTCCTAAGACAATATTGATTTTAAACTCCTAGCACCCTTTGCCTTTCCTGCCAAGTGCATTGGAATTGTTGGGGAGAGGGGTTGGAGGATACATGTTTTTGTCACCTCTCCTCTCTTCATGGTATCCTGAAGTCAATCACCTAGGTGTCCCTGCAGATACTGCCAGACCTCAGAGAAGGAAGCcccctctccctttttttttttttttgagacggaatcttgctctgtcgcccaggttggggtgtagtgtgatctcggctcactgcaacctccgcatccttggttcaagagattctcctgcctcagcctcccaagtagttgggattacaggtgcccgccaccacacccagctaatttttgtatttttggtagagactgggttttgccacattggccaggctggtctcaaactcatgacctcaagtgatcgacccgcctcggcctcccaaagtgctgggattacaggcatgagccactgtgcccagccagaagccacacttctttttttttttttttttttttttttttttttgagacggagtcttgcactgtagcccgggctggagtgcagtggccggatctcagctcactgcaagctccgcctcccgggtttacgccattctcctgcctcagcctacggagtagctgggactacaggcgcccgccacctcgcccggctagttttttgtatttttagtagagacggggtttcacggtgttagccaggatggtctcgatctcctgacctcgtgatccgcccgtctcggcctcccaaagtgctgggattacaggcttgagccaccgcgcccggccagaagccACACTTCTTAACCTACAAGCCTActtcctctgtcttcctcccaagttttgtttgttttggactAATCTCATTATACATCCCAGTACAAATGCATCCTCCCTCCTGCAATAGGCTGACTCCCCAGGCCCAAGAGTCATGATCTTAAACAGACTATTTATTAGAAAAGTAGAACTGTAAAGGGAGATGGTTGTGCCCCTTGCTCTCCTCACAACTTTGCAACCTGGAGAGATAATAGTATATACACTTTTCttacacatgccacacacatttctctgaagaatccaaaaagaaaagtaaaacaaggcCTTGATGGCAGTAGGCATGAGAAATGGAGGTGGGGTATGAAAACAAAATAGTGCTTGTCTCCAGAATTACTTATCTCACTTCTAGCCCCTTGCTGTAACAGCTCACATTTCCTGGCACAGGTTCAAAGGCCAAGAGGGATATGTAACATAGTGTCCAAAGAGGGAGGGGCCCTGGGTGAAATGTGCTATATGTGTACTTGGGTATGGCTTAGGAAGCCAGAGTTGTGATCCAAGAAGTTGAGGGGTGGGAAAGATTTTTCTGAAGCAGTGAGGCTAATGGGTGGGGAAAGGGGTTGAGGTGGCTCTTTTCCATGCTCATGGGGCGACAAAGACATGGACACGATGCCAGGCATTGCTGAGGACACCTCGCAGGTTCCAGATTGGGGCCACAGTGTCTGGCTGCACATTGTAGCCATCATCCACAGCCTTACAAACAATGTTCAGTTCCTTTTGTCCAGCTGGCACAGGGGCTTGCAACTGCCACAGACGCCATGCCCAGGCCTTCCTGGGGCGCTGTTCCTCTCCATCCAGCTTAGCCACCTGCCAGGTTAGGCCCCCATCCAGAGACACATCCACCCGGATCACAGCTCTGCCACCACCACTCCATGCATAACCCTTGATGGTCACCTCCCCTGATTCTACAGTCTCTCCATCCCGGGGCTCTGTGATGGCCGACTGGACAGGAAGTTCCTGAATGGATGGAGCAGAGTCAAAATCTACAGTGTCCCAGTCCACAGATGGAGAGAAGCCTTTGTAATCCCGCCGTTGCCAGTGGCTGTAACTTTCCTCTGGCTGCACACTCACTCTGCCCAGCCATTTGACATGGCGGGCACCCACCACTCCAGGAACCACCACACGCACAGGGAAGCCGTGGTCACGTGGCAGAGGCTGCCCATTCATCTCATATGCCAGCAGGACCTCAGCTTCAGGGTCCATGGCCCGAGCCAGAGGGATGGATGCTCCATAGGCAGTCCCAGTAGGGTCTGAGTCCAGTCCCTCAAAGCAGACGTGGGCCTCAGTTTCACAGAGTTGGTGGCCAGCCTGGgctaacacatcacaaagccgtgcCCCAGCCCAACGTGCAGTGCTGATGGCTCCTGTCCTCCACTCCAGACCTTTTACTTCTTTGACCTGAGTCATCTCAGAGCGCCGGTTGCCGGCACACTGCAGAGTGACTGTGATCTCGTACTTGGGAAAGTTGTGCAAGTCATCCAGGGAAAGGGACAGTGACTGACCCCCAGGTGCTCCTACTATATGTAAGCGATAGGTGTCTGGATCCAGGTTAGGTACAGGCAGATGGTTCCGGGTGAAGAAAATAGGGTTGGGTGTGATGTAGTTTTCTGTCAGCAGCTCAGGCGGGGGCTCTGCATTAAAGGGGCGCTGGCTGTTGACCTTCAGGGCTGGGTGACGTACAGGATCATCAGCATAAGGGTCAGAGGTCTCCACGGTGGGGGCTACTTTGTCTTCGGGGTTCAGCTCCCCAATCTTGTACTGAGCCAGTAACTCACGCACGTGGGACTGGTTGTGAACAGCATAGAGGGCCCAGAAGGGCTCTAGGGGACCCCCAGCTGCTAGCATCAGCTTTGAAGGCCCCCCTGGATGTAGGTCCACAAATTCTGTGACATCAAAGACCTCAGAGCCCAGAGTCACCCAGATCCCAGTCTCAGGGCTGGTGTGGGAACTTACTTCCTCCTTAGTGTATATGCGTGTTGACTCCTGAGCAGCCTGTCGGCAGGGAAGGAGTAAGATAAAAGGGAAGAAACTGTTAAGAAGAAATCACTCGGCCGGGCCTGGtgactcacgactgtaatcccagcactttgggaggctgaggcgagcggatcacttaaggtcgggagttggagaccagcctgaccaacatggataaaccctgtctctactaaaaatacaaaattagccgggcatagtggcgcatgcctgtaatcccagctactcggg contains:
- the LOC105474166 gene encoding sulfite oxidase, mitochondrial; its protein translation is MLLLHRAVVLRLQQACRLKSIPSRIYIQACSTNDSFRPQYPSLTFSGDNSSTRGWKVMGTLLGLGAVLAYQDHRCKAAQESTRIYTKEEVSSHTSPETGIWVTLGSEVFDVTEFVDLHPGGPSKLMLAAGGPLEPFWALYAVHNQSHVRELLAQYKIGELNPEDKVAPTVETSDPYADDPVRHPALKVNSQRPFNAEPPPELLTENYITPNPIFFTRNHLPVPNLDPDTYRLHIVGAPGGQSLSLSLDDLHNFPKYEITVTLQCAGNRRSEMTQVKEVKGLEWRTGAISTARWAGARLCDVLAQAGHQLCETEAHVCFEGLDSDPTGTAYGASIPLARAMDPEAEVLLAYEMNGQPLPRDHGFPVRVVVPGVVGARHVKWLGRVSVQPEESYSHWQRRDYKGFSPSVDWDTVDFDSAPSIQELPVQSAITEPRDGETVESGEVTIKGYAWSGGGRAVIRVDVSLDGGLTWQVAKLDGEEQRPRKAWAWRLWQLQAPVPAGQKELNIVCKAVDDGYNVQPDTVAPIWNLRGVLSNAWHRVHVFVAP